The genomic interval GCCTAAAAGTGCAATAATACTTCCTATAATTAAATTTCTAGTGATTTTTTCTTTTAATATAACTCTGGCAAGAAGTGCTGTAATAAGAGGAGCCATACTAAATATAAGTGACGCATTAGATGCTGTTGAATATTGCAAACCACTGAATAAAAAGAGTTGATTAAAAACTAGTCCAATCAAGCCTGCTAAAAAGAAGAGAATCAATTCTTTCTTTGTTACCCTTACAAAGGCGTTCATAAAAAATACAATGATTATAAAGAAGAGTGAGACCACGGTTAAGCTGAAGGCAGATAGGAACATCGATGAAAAGTTAGTCAATAATAACTGGCGTACTAAATAATTAGCGGCCCATATTACCACACAAAATACAAGAATAAAATAATGTTTCACAAAGGAAAAAACCTTCTTTCAGCATAACAACTATAAATTTTTGTCAAAACATGCTTATACTACTTCTGTAAAGGAATGGTATAATTGTGCGGCAAACTGCCCTTCTGCTTCTACTGCATCAATAATTGGCACTTTCAATTCATGACGTAATTGTTCTGCCAGTCCAATTGTAGAGAAACCTGTACAAGCAAATACAATTACCTCTGCCCCCTCATTTAGTAGAGACTTAGCAGCTTTTAAACCTTTTTCTTTTCCTTCTGCTTTCATTAGGTCTGTCGTATTTTTTACATCCTCTGGAACAGCTGAAGCAACCAAAAGTTCCCCTAAAAGCTTCTTCATAACCTCTGGTACGTCTTGTGTTATTCCTAATATTCCAACAGGCTTACCAAAGGCAAGAGCTGTTAATGCCGCAGCACTTCCTGCCCCGATTACTGGTATGGAAACTGCTTTTCTTAGTTCTTCTATTCCAGGATCTGCTGCACAGCTAATAGCAAGTATCTTTACCCCCTCTTTCTCCATCTTTTTTCCTAGTTCTACAATTTTTGGTATCGCTTCTACTTCTGAAGATTTATCATAAATACCAAGAGTTTGTTCTGGAATACATTGATTATGCGTTGGCAAGCCATATACTTCAGTAATTATTTTGCCATGTTGGTTCAAGACTGTTTTATTCTCCGTTGTGAAAACACGAATTACTCCAATCATTTCAGCACTCCTTCTTAATTAAATTTTCTGAATATTTATATTTTAACTTCTACATCTCTTTGTCACAATGTCCCGAAAAAACAAAAAACAAAAGAATCTATTGTGCTCTGGGTACAATAGATTCTTTTGTTTAGGATCCCTTAAAATTATGAAAAAAGATGCAAAAATAATATAGAAGCTTCTCTTGAAAGGAATCTAATGTTATATCTGCAATTTCCTTTATTCGATCAATTCGATATTTTACAGAATTTCGATGGATATATAACTGTTTAGCTGTTTCTTTTAAACTTCCATTTGAAGATAAGTAATAAAAAAGTGTTTTGACAAGGTCACTGTCATTTTCTTTATCATATTGAATTAACTTCCCTATTTTCCTCTCAATGACCACATCCAGATTAACATGATCCGTACTATCTAGTAACAACTTAAATATCTCAATTTCTTCATAAAAATAAATTCGTTTTCCTTTATTCAAATTGGAGCCAATCAAAATGGAATTTCTAGCTTCTAAATAGCTTAGATGAATTTCCCATAACAGAGATCTTCCTCCAAATCCCACTCGAAAATCAGTATATTTATTCATGAAAGGAACTAATTTCTCCATCCATAACTCATTTGTATCTTTCGTCAAAACCGGTTGATAAGAAAAGGCTGATAGGATGATTAGCCGATTGCCTTGTTTCTGTGTATAAATTTTATTAGCATTCGGCAGATTTATTGATTCTACTAACCTACTTATATCTTTTAAAAATGGGGAATCATCCTCTATTATATTCGTACTCTCCACCACTATTATCTCCCACATTATTTCCGGATCTAATCCCAGCTGCCTTCCTTTATTAACCACTTCCTCCTGCGGGAGAAATATACCTGCAAGTAGTTCTTCAATAAAATTCCCTCTTAGCTGATTCTCCGTATCCGCAGCTGTTTTTCTCCTCATTAATTCTAATGAAAAAACTAAACGTGCTTGTTCCACACATATTTTATCCATATCATCCAAGTATTCTTTTTCAATAAGAAATTTACCAACTCGCTCTTTGTCAACTGTAATATCCCAATCCTTTCCGTGAGTAAAATTCTCCAGCTTTGCATTCTTTGGTGAGGAAACGATTTCCTTTCCTTGTTTATCCAAAAGAATAATAGGAGCTTCTATCATTTCCGATACATTATCCGCAACCGTTTGGATTCCACTGTTTTCAAGAACTAATGTCGTTAATTTCTTATATATCTCTTCCGATCTTCTAAGTAAAGCCGCATGCTTATTCACAATTTGCTCCATGACAGCATTGGTGATATCAATATATGGAACTCCGACTGGAAGCTGAATAATAGGAAGCTTATATTTATTGCTAACCTCTATCATTTCCTGTGGCATTTCATGCAAATACCTTTCTGGCTTTATTGCTAATGCGGCAGCATTTGCATGAGATAATTTCTCCACTAGTTTAGTCAGTAAGGACAAATCATGTCTTATTGAATAGGCGGTCGTCAGTAATAGCTCTCCTTCTCTTAGCCAACCTTCGACATCTGGTACCTCCATAATATCAATATTTTGAACGCTTCTGTTTAATCCTTCCCTGCCACTTATAACTTTAGCGTCCTTTAAAACAGGCA from Niallia sp. FSL W8-0635 carries:
- a CDS encoding aspartate/glutamate racemase family protein produces the protein MIGVIRVFTTENKTVLNQHGKIITEVYGLPTHNQCIPEQTLGIYDKSSEVEAIPKIVELGKKMEKEGVKILAISCAADPGIEELRKAVSIPVIGAGSAAALTALAFGKPVGILGITQDVPEVMKKLLGELLVASAVPEDVKNTTDLMKAEGKEKGLKAAKSLLNEGAEVIVFACTGFSTIGLAEQLRHELKVPIIDAVEAEGQFAAQLYHSFTEVV
- a CDS encoding PucR family transcriptional regulator is translated as MNQSGITVNDLLRLPVLKDAKVISGREGLNRSVQNIDIMEVPDVEGWLREGELLLTTAYSIRHDLSLLTKLVEKLSHANAAALAIKPERYLHEMPQEMIEVSNKYKLPIIQLPVGVPYIDITNAVMEQIVNKHAALLRRSEEIYKKLTTLVLENSGIQTVADNVSEMIEAPIILLDKQGKEIVSSPKNAKLENFTHGKDWDITVDKERVGKFLIEKEYLDDMDKICVEQARLVFSLELMRRKTAADTENQLRGNFIEELLAGIFLPQEEVVNKGRQLGLDPEIMWEIIVVESTNIIEDDSPFLKDISRLVESINLPNANKIYTQKQGNRLIILSAFSYQPVLTKDTNELWMEKLVPFMNKYTDFRVGFGGRSLLWEIHLSYLEARNSILIGSNLNKGKRIYFYEEIEIFKLLLDSTDHVNLDVVIERKIGKLIQYDKENDSDLVKTLFYYLSSNGSLKETAKQLYIHRNSVKYRIDRIKEIADITLDSFQEKLLYYFCIFFHNFKGS